In Rhodothermia bacterium, the following are encoded in one genomic region:
- a CDS encoding esterase produces MLLPRLSPFPQPKLYHFTMPVMLMHGMGLMGTIGRRGMLDPVALYLRLHGCMAFAPNVAPYHHTETRALAWKNHLLHILDETKSDKIHLIAHSLGGLDARFLVSKLEMAPHVAQITTIATPHLGSYLATFFLKKPAFLSHTMVRFLNFTGQYSLPDAPSNALKVLQQLTPEYMINHFNVDVQDHPEVVYRSIAARAGKNTPEPISPLLFTQNRILYGQEGENDGLVSVKSAIWRGFSETIEADHLTHIAIAPKNKKQKMLSRYLNWVIEADKQAMSNR; encoded by the coding sequence ATGCTTCTTCCCAGACTTTCGCCCTTTCCACAACCCAAATTATACCATTTCACGATGCCCGTAATGTTGATGCACGGTATGGGGCTTATGGGGACAATAGGGCGGAGAGGCATGTTAGACCCTGTCGCCCTCTATTTGCGGCTTCATGGTTGCATGGCATTTGCGCCCAATGTTGCACCCTACCACCATACCGAAACGCGGGCATTGGCATGGAAAAACCATCTCCTCCACATTCTGGATGAAACCAAGAGCGATAAAATACACCTGATTGCACATTCTTTGGGAGGTTTAGATGCACGCTTCTTGGTGAGCAAATTGGAAATGGCGCCTCATGTAGCCCAAATAACCACTATCGCAACGCCACATCTTGGCTCATACTTGGCAACGTTCTTTCTAAAAAAACCGGCCTTCCTTTCTCATACCATGGTACGGTTCTTGAACTTTACGGGGCAATACAGCCTCCCCGACGCCCCGTCGAATGCCCTAAAAGTGCTGCAACAACTCACGCCCGAATACATGATCAACCACTTTAATGTGGACGTTCAAGATCATCCAGAGGTGGTTTATCGCTCCATTGCAGCGCGTGCCGGTAAAAATACGCCTGAACCCATTTCTCCGCTCCTTTTTACCCAAAACCGCATTCTTTATGGCCAAGAAGGAGAAAATGACGGCTTGGTATCGGTAAAAAGTGCGATCTGGCGCGGTTTCTCCGAGACCATAGAAGCAGATCATCTTACCCATATTGCCATTGCACCCAAAAACAAAAAACAAAAAATGCTATCGCGTTACCTTAATTGGGTCATCGAGGCAGACAAACAAGCCATGTCAAACCGCTAA